In Gordonia iterans, the following proteins share a genomic window:
- a CDS encoding class I SAM-dependent methyltransferase: MEPIRGDQLDDVAETTLWTLRNRAVEAMRPDSPYDDPLAVELYRAVDTDYDRFGKPSQTHPLRAQLMDREISRYLAVRPNATVVALAEGLQTSYWRLGRPANRWISVDLPEVIALRERLLPPEDTVEHRPGSALNSDWAAGIDAGDGVVVTAEGLLMYFTPTEARELIAFLAQRLPGGVLIFDSIPHWFSRKTLSGLNLTPRYQAPPMPFALSVSEAAELIEVPGVTAVTDLDLPPGRGVWASSLLKKFSSLPKIRDVRPSVTRLTF, translated from the coding sequence ATGGAGCCGATCCGGGGAGACCAGCTGGACGACGTCGCCGAGACCACGCTGTGGACCCTGCGCAACCGGGCCGTGGAGGCCATGCGCCCCGACTCGCCGTACGACGACCCCCTCGCCGTCGAGCTCTACCGGGCCGTCGACACCGACTACGACAGGTTCGGCAAACCCAGCCAGACCCATCCCCTTCGCGCACAGCTGATGGACCGGGAGATCTCCCGATATCTCGCCGTACGTCCGAACGCCACTGTCGTCGCCCTCGCCGAAGGCCTGCAGACCTCGTACTGGCGGTTGGGCCGCCCGGCGAACCGGTGGATCAGCGTGGATCTGCCGGAGGTGATCGCCCTGCGCGAGCGCCTGCTGCCGCCCGAGGACACCGTCGAGCACCGGCCGGGCTCCGCACTGAACAGCGACTGGGCGGCCGGGATCGACGCCGGCGACGGCGTGGTGGTCACCGCGGAAGGCCTGCTGATGTACTTCACGCCGACGGAGGCGCGCGAACTGATCGCCTTTCTCGCACAACGCCTTCCCGGCGGAGTCCTGATTTTCGACTCGATTCCGCACTGGTTCTCGCGCAAGACCCTGTCCGGGCTGAACCTGACACCCCGGTATCAGGCGCCGCCGATGCCGTTCGCGCTCTCCGTCAGCGAGGCCGCCGAACTGATCGAGGTGCCCGGCGTGACCGCCGTGACCGATCTGGATCTCCCGCCCGGCCGCGGCGTATGGGCGTCGTCGTTGCTGAAGAAATTCAGCAGCCTGCCCAAGATCCGCGACGTGCGCCCCTCGGTGACCCGCCTGACGTTCTAG